In Zingiber officinale cultivar Zhangliang chromosome 6A, Zo_v1.1, whole genome shotgun sequence, a single genomic region encodes these proteins:
- the LOC121993717 gene encoding ethylene-responsive transcription factor WIN1-like, whose product MVQSQKFRGVRQRHWGSWVSEIRHPLLKRRVWLGTFETAEEAARAYDEAAVLMSGRNAKTNFPVWPSTADGVDAKALSEALCAKLRKCCRAAPAPSLICLRLDTEKSHIGVWQKRSGTGAGASSWVMTVELGTDPHASAVAALPPQQPPSSSSSSSESACLLTIDEEEQQLALQMIEELLNRKHAGAEGEASFFF is encoded by the exons ATGGTACAGTCCCAGAAGTTCCGAGGAGTGAGGCAGCGCCACTGGGGCTCCTGGGTCTCAGAAATCAGACACCCTCTACT CAAGCGCAGGGTGTGGTTGGGCACGTTCGAGACGGCGGAAGAGGCGGCGCGCGCGTACGACGAGGCGGCGGTGCTCATGAGCGGCCGCAACGCTAAGACAAACTTCCCGGTGTGGCCGAGCACGGCTGACGGCGTCGACGCCAAGGCGCTGTCGGAGGCGCTCTGCGCCAAGCTGCGTAAGTGCTGCAGGGCCGCGCCCGCGCCATCGCTCATCTGCCTCCGCCTCGACACCGAGAAGTCCCACATCGGCGTTTGGCAGAAGCGCTCTGGCACTGGCGCCGGCGCCTCCAGCTGGGTCATGACAGTCGAGCTTGGCACTGATCCACATGCCTCTGCCGTCGCCGCACTGCCACCTCAGCAgcccccttcttcttcctcctcgtcgTCTGAATCTGCCTGCCTTTTGACAATCGACGAGGAGGAGCAGCAGCTGGCGTTGCAGATGATAGAAGAGCTCCTCAACCGGAAGCATGCCGGCGCAGAAGGTGAAGCCAGCTTCTTCTTCTGA